A genome region from Sediminispirochaeta bajacaliforniensis DSM 16054 includes the following:
- a CDS encoding MarR family winged helix-turn-helix transcriptional regulator — translation MHQISDSALKVYGISHSEMRIMLLLYAENSYRQEELAHALGIDRSNVGRSLKKLEMLGFVSRKRSPEDARVFSIILTEKGYSVRDRLEKIKRDIESTVTWMMPPDEVERASALIEAMDHNLSWENYEAVRKQERRDNFS, via the coding sequence ATGCATCAGATCAGTGACAGTGCGTTAAAGGTATACGGTATCAGCCATTCGGAGATGAGAATCATGCTTTTGCTGTATGCTGAAAATAGTTACCGGCAAGAGGAACTTGCTCATGCCTTAGGCATTGATCGCTCCAACGTCGGGCGCTCTTTAAAAAAACTTGAAATGCTTGGGTTTGTTTCCCGTAAGAGATCGCCCGAAGATGCCAGAGTTTTTTCCATCATTCTGACGGAGAAAGGATATTCCGTCCGGGATCGTCTTGAGAAGATTAAGCGGGATATTGAATCGACGGTAACCTGGATGATGCCTCCCGACGAAGTCGAACGTGCTTCGGCTCTTATTGAAGCTATGGATCATAATCTGTCGTGGGAGAACTATGAGGCTGTGCGGAAACAAGAGCGAAGAGATAACTTCTCTTAG
- a CDS encoding aminotransferase-like domain-containing protein: MVLSDGEFLYEKIVRQISEALDEGVIAREEKLPSLRLMSRRYRCSLSVVMQAYEILEAQGRIYSVEKSGFFAANCSSAPLPAPEKESFSLKSREAKPVSILGRIVEASNDHTVLPLGAGLPDSSYLPLPALKREFHTLLKEQPECLIEYTDELGDPALREEIAKIMKLRGVIVNPEEILLTNGCTEALSLAIQSCSSPGDVIVLECPIFMGTIGMLKELKRRIITVPTSPETGMDLGRLEEVLCNEDVKAVVLTALYQNPLGFVMDEAAEKRVVELVERFETVLIEDDVYHDCSFHHAQDRCLKSFDSSGRVIYCASFSKTLSPAMRSGWLIGGAYLRRCRNLKMSLTLGNSGLSQKVLARYLATPGYERHLVRLQKTMSRQAREMSALLHRYLPEGTAISQPKGGYYLWVELPQGNDTLALFEKAIDLGISIVPGKAFSPEERYGNCMRITFASPITPEIEEGVKNLAALL; this comes from the coding sequence ATGGTTTTATCTGATGGCGAATTCCTCTACGAAAAGATCGTCCGCCAAATTTCAGAGGCCCTTGATGAGGGTGTGATCGCCCGGGAGGAAAAACTACCGTCCTTGCGACTTATGAGCCGTCGTTATCGCTGTTCTCTTTCGGTGGTGATGCAGGCCTATGAGATTCTGGAAGCTCAGGGGCGTATCTATTCCGTGGAAAAATCGGGATTTTTCGCGGCAAATTGTTCCTCCGCCCCGCTGCCTGCGCCGGAAAAGGAATCCTTTTCCCTCAAATCCAGGGAGGCCAAGCCGGTGAGCATTCTCGGAAGGATTGTGGAGGCCAGCAACGATCACACTGTCCTGCCTCTTGGCGCGGGCTTGCCGGATTCCTCCTATTTGCCTTTGCCCGCTTTGAAACGGGAATTTCATACCCTTTTGAAGGAGCAGCCTGAATGCCTGATTGAATATACCGATGAGCTGGGAGATCCCGCTCTTCGTGAGGAAATAGCAAAGATCATGAAGCTCCGCGGAGTCATAGTGAATCCTGAAGAGATCTTACTGACAAACGGATGCACGGAAGCCCTTTCCCTGGCAATACAGTCCTGCTCCTCACCGGGTGATGTGATTGTCTTGGAATGTCCGATCTTTATGGGGACGATTGGAATGCTCAAGGAGCTGAAGCGGCGTATCATCACCGTGCCGACCTCCCCCGAAACAGGGATGGATCTTGGCCGTTTGGAAGAGGTGCTGTGCAACGAGGATGTCAAAGCCGTGGTCTTGACGGCCCTCTATCAAAATCCCCTTGGTTTTGTGATGGATGAGGCGGCCGAAAAGCGGGTTGTGGAATTGGTCGAACGCTTTGAAACCGTACTTATCGAAGACGATGTTTATCATGACTGCTCATTTCATCATGCACAGGATCGATGTCTGAAAAGTTTCGATAGCTCCGGCAGGGTGATCTATTGTGCCTCTTTCTCAAAAACACTTTCCCCAGCCATGAGATCCGGCTGGCTTATCGGAGGGGCCTATCTCCGTCGATGCCGAAATTTAAAGATGTCCCTCACATTAGGCAACAGCGGCTTGTCACAGAAGGTCCTGGCACGCTACCTGGCCACTCCTGGTTATGAGCGGCATCTGGTGCGGCTGCAAAAAACCATGTCCCGCCAGGCCAGGGAGATGTCGGCCCTTTTGCATCGCTATTTGCCCGAAGGTACCGCAATTTCCCAGCCCAAAGGGGGCTATTATCTCTGGGTCGAGCTACCTCAGGGCAACGATACGTTGGCTCTTTTTGAAAAGGCCATCGACTTGGGAATCAGTATTGTTCCGGGAAAGGCGTTCTCTCCGGAAGAGCGTTACGGCAATTGTATGCGAATCACTTTTGCCTCACCCATTACGCCGGAAATCGAAGAAGGAGTCAAAAACCTTGCGGCTTTGCTATAA
- a CDS encoding acyl-CoA dehydratase activase-related protein produces the protein MRIDIGSTSTNVVLISPGKEVMDFAYVRTHGNPVAALQQCFSEIEQKWKGSLHIAGVGVTGSGRYMIGEIVGADLIKDEITAQARAAVSIDKDVETIFEIGGQDSKFIMIENGCVKDFQMNKICAAGTGSFIEEQAKKFDIPIDDFGPIALRAGNPVDLGERCTVFIESSIASHLSHGIGIEDIAAGLCYSIARNYLNRVVGAKRVGDRIFLQGGIAYNQGVVNAFRALTGKDVIVPPFFSVTGAYGAAILVSDEAPAMGTRFKGLELNPAEYNKNHMSKGESDNNDIFNKKVAALIFEGYCGATMSDRETVGIPRALFTYGMYPLFSAFFRELGFNVILSDPTSEKTIELGQEFSQDELCYPVKLINGHVAELIDKNVDYLFFPDLHTVDHPGSMSRQNYGCAYMQLAFKIINRNMDLSSRGIKLLAPTIAFNRGGMFMQSSFASLGDTLGKSKEETAAALKKGMLSALDFEKRMKENSRQVCETIRPDEKVFVLVSKIYGVADPVLNMGIPGKLMDMGYRVLSFFELPEGDASAEYPNMYWPFGQHILETAKLIKQHPNMYAIFLTHHCCGPDSVFIHYFREIMGNKPYLHIEVDEHASGVGVITRIEAFVNSIRSIPVSHSLPVVDIMKKIPNKKVGMITALKDVPRKARFYLPYLFPYSHITSTLLNRREMKSEVLPRTGAQAITEGRRHTLTNELLSFTALLGDIFLRLKSDQQKHDNGKATAVCFIPQFEGAEVDGQFARLIQTKLGEDGLLCGRVFSPFAEDFPLMENETAIEFVSWNNCR, from the coding sequence ATGAGGATTGATATTGGTTCAACCAGTACAAATGTCGTATTAATAAGCCCCGGGAAAGAGGTTATGGATTTTGCATATGTTCGGACTCATGGGAATCCCGTGGCGGCCTTACAACAATGCTTCTCTGAAATCGAGCAGAAATGGAAGGGATCCTTGCATATTGCCGGAGTAGGCGTAACCGGATCGGGCAGGTATATGATTGGGGAGATCGTCGGTGCGGATCTTATCAAAGATGAAATTACGGCACAGGCACGTGCTGCCGTATCTATCGATAAGGACGTTGAAACGATTTTTGAGATAGGAGGTCAGGACTCCAAGTTCATCATGATTGAAAATGGTTGCGTCAAGGACTTCCAGATGAACAAGATATGTGCTGCCGGAACCGGTTCTTTTATTGAAGAACAAGCCAAAAAATTCGATATCCCCATCGATGATTTCGGCCCGATTGCACTTAGGGCTGGAAATCCCGTTGATCTTGGGGAACGGTGTACCGTTTTCATTGAATCAAGTATTGCTTCCCACCTTTCTCATGGCATTGGTATTGAAGATATCGCTGCCGGATTATGTTACTCAATTGCCAGGAACTATCTGAATCGTGTTGTGGGCGCGAAAAGGGTTGGAGACAGAATTTTTTTGCAGGGTGGTATTGCCTATAATCAAGGTGTGGTGAACGCTTTTCGGGCGCTGACAGGTAAAGACGTTATTGTCCCACCCTTTTTCAGTGTAACCGGTGCATATGGGGCGGCAATTCTGGTATCGGATGAAGCACCTGCAATGGGTACCCGCTTTAAGGGCCTCGAACTCAATCCCGCCGAATATAACAAGAACCACATGTCAAAGGGAGAATCGGACAACAACGATATCTTCAATAAGAAGGTGGCTGCTCTTATTTTTGAAGGGTATTGCGGCGCTACGATGTCGGATAGAGAAACTGTGGGAATCCCAAGAGCCCTTTTTACCTATGGGATGTATCCTCTTTTCAGTGCGTTTTTTCGTGAATTAGGTTTTAACGTGATCTTATCTGATCCCACCAGTGAAAAAACCATTGAACTGGGACAGGAATTCTCACAAGATGAGCTCTGCTATCCGGTAAAATTAATCAACGGACACGTCGCCGAATTAATTGATAAGAATGTCGATTACCTTTTCTTTCCCGATTTGCATACTGTTGATCATCCCGGGTCGATGTCGAGGCAGAACTACGGCTGTGCCTATATGCAGCTGGCCTTTAAGATAATCAATCGGAACATGGACCTCAGCTCCAGGGGAATCAAGCTGCTGGCTCCGACGATTGCCTTTAACAGAGGCGGTATGTTTATGCAGAGCAGCTTCGCATCCCTTGGGGATACACTCGGAAAATCCAAGGAGGAAACGGCTGCGGCATTGAAAAAAGGGATGTTGTCGGCCCTCGACTTTGAAAAAAGAATGAAAGAAAACAGCCGGCAGGTCTGCGAAACAATTAGGCCTGATGAAAAAGTCTTTGTTCTTGTTTCTAAAATATATGGTGTGGCCGACCCCGTTTTGAACATGGGAATTCCCGGTAAGCTTATGGATATGGGCTACAGGGTCCTGTCGTTTTTTGAACTTCCTGAGGGCGATGCCTCGGCGGAGTATCCGAACATGTACTGGCCTTTCGGACAGCATATTCTGGAAACGGCCAAATTGATAAAACAACACCCAAACATGTATGCCATTTTTCTTACGCACCATTGTTGCGGACCTGATTCTGTTTTCATCCATTATTTTCGTGAAATCATGGGAAATAAACCGTATTTACATATTGAAGTTGATGAGCATGCTTCCGGAGTCGGGGTGATCACCAGAATAGAAGCATTTGTCAACAGCATCCGCTCTATTCCTGTCTCTCATTCACTTCCCGTTGTCGATATCATGAAAAAAATACCAAACAAAAAGGTGGGTATGATTACAGCACTAAAAGATGTCCCCCGAAAAGCACGTTTCTATTTGCCGTATCTTTTTCCGTATTCGCACATTACTTCGACTCTTTTGAATCGACGAGAAATGAAGAGTGAGGTCCTACCGCGGACAGGGGCTCAGGCCATTACCGAAGGACGAAGGCATACGCTGACCAACGAATTACTCTCCTTTACGGCCCTGCTTGGGGATATTTTCCTCCGTCTGAAAAGCGATCAGCAAAAACATGACAATGGAAAGGCTACGGCAGTATGTTTCATCCCACAGTTTGAAGGTGCCGAGGTCGACGGCCAGTTCGCCCGGCTCATACAGACAAAGCTGGGTGAAGATGGGCTTCTCTGTGGCCGGGTGTTTTCTCCTTTTGCAGAGGATTTCCCTCTGATGGAGAACGAAACGGCAATTGAATTTGTTTCTTGGAATAATTGCCGGTGA
- a CDS encoding LysE family translocator: MQSIFMPLILFTLSMTITPGPNNMLLTVSGAQFGYRRNLPLIIGIVLGLLSQLVLSAMGLGLLFQEFPVIQNILKIIGTLYLLYLAFHIAFQNRKSREKKRAQNPLNVFQGIALQYLNPKIYVTTITAISVYTLEGEQYLPSVLLITGCFLVITPLSVSVWAAFGSFLNRWMGDEKGAKGIRYFLGGLTAASVVFIIL; this comes from the coding sequence ATGCAGTCCATCTTCATGCCGCTCATCCTTTTCACCCTTTCCATGACCATCACCCCAGGCCCGAACAACATGCTCCTCACGGTATCCGGTGCACAGTTCGGTTACAGGAGAAATCTACCGCTGATTATCGGCATCGTTTTGGGACTATTGAGCCAGCTTGTCCTAAGCGCAATGGGGCTGGGTTTGCTTTTTCAAGAATTCCCGGTAATCCAAAACATCTTGAAAATCATCGGAACTCTCTATCTTTTATACCTGGCCTTCCACATTGCGTTTCAAAACCGTAAAAGCAGGGAAAAAAAGCGCGCTCAAAACCCCCTGAATGTGTTCCAGGGAATAGCGCTGCAGTATCTTAACCCCAAGATATACGTTACGACGATAACGGCCATAAGTGTGTATACGCTGGAAGGAGAGCAGTATCTCCCCTCCGTACTGCTGATTACCGGATGCTTCCTGGTCATAACACCCCTTTCCGTATCGGTATGGGCCGCCTTCGGATCGTTTTTAAACCGATGGATGGGGGATGAGAAAGGGGCTAAGGGGATTCGCTATTTTCTGGGCGGCCTGACGGCCGCATCGGTTGTCTTCATCATTCTGTGA
- a CDS encoding MerR family transcriptional regulator — protein MKRYNISEVAKILNVSSGLLRYYESIGLITPLRDGNGYRNYDIADIDMLLGIRRFRNIGFPLDDIDMLIDSGTYQEVKDAFSHRIDEIEKEIAWKTMLLESVRSIRSEIDGLEQTSGVYSEIVSPDVVRIESRKNDSFFLDIVNPETMKWVNCMPMVAISPLFSLDAILNGEKEVSFGFVVPYELSLRLGLNVTRGAVHVPSAPCVSTVIHSLGHERIHSAMLRDALDYIKEHGMEPISDPWGITIGNYNEHGEHKRFHRIFFPVLKK, from the coding sequence TTGAAACGGTACAATATCAGCGAGGTCGCGAAAATCCTAAATGTTTCGAGCGGTCTGCTACGGTACTATGAAAGCATCGGCCTCATTACTCCCCTCCGTGACGGAAATGGCTACCGCAATTATGATATAGCGGATATCGATATGCTTTTGGGCATTAGACGTTTCAGAAATATCGGCTTTCCGCTCGACGATATCGATATGCTCATCGACAGCGGAACGTACCAGGAGGTTAAAGACGCTTTTTCACATCGAATAGATGAAATTGAGAAAGAAATAGCCTGGAAGACCATGCTTCTTGAATCGGTCAGATCAATACGTTCAGAGATCGACGGACTTGAACAAACAAGCGGAGTTTATTCCGAGATAGTGAGCCCCGACGTTGTAAGGATTGAATCCAGGAAAAACGATTCTTTCTTTCTGGATATAGTTAATCCGGAAACGATGAAATGGGTCAACTGTATGCCAATGGTCGCCATCTCTCCCCTATTCTCCCTTGATGCAATCCTAAACGGTGAAAAAGAGGTTAGTTTCGGCTTCGTTGTTCCGTATGAATTATCACTACGTCTCGGACTCAACGTAACCAGGGGGGCGGTTCATGTCCCATCTGCTCCATGCGTAAGCACGGTAATTCATAGTCTCGGGCATGAGCGAATCCATTCCGCCATGCTTCGGGATGCCCTGGATTATATTAAAGAACATGGAATGGAGCCTATCAGCGATCCATGGGGAATTACGATAGGGAATTACAATGAGCACGGAGAGCATAAAAGGTTTCACAGGATTTTCTTTCCGGTATTGAAAAAATAA
- the recQ gene encoding DNA helicase RecQ, producing the protein MNEVRKILKSVFGYSSFKANQKEVIKAILAGRDLFAAMPTGGGKSLCYQIPALLFDGLTVVVSPLIALMKDQVDAALSLGIPAAFLNSSQSPEEAAETYRRLYRGEMKLLYLSPERLAVDGFTERLAAFNVSLFAVDEAHCLSEWGHDFRPDYLTLTQLRTAFPGVPIAAFTATATLRVQEDIIRLLRLDDPFILRASFNREELFYQVLPKTEVLSQIAQYIGQHPDQSGIVYRLSRKDTDKTADYLRKQGIRALPYHAGMDKDERARNQERFNNDDVQVIVATTAFGMGIDKNNIRYVIHGDLPKSMEGYYQETGRAGRDGLESRCILFFGTADIARLNYFIRQIEDPAEQRRSRENLDRMARFASVNVCRRKQILEYFNETLEGNCGSCDVCTGTTNEIDAGTDARKLLSAIYRTREGFGAGHIIDIVRGADTEKIRKNGHAALKTYGVGRDKSKKWWMGIVTELIGQQMIFRDSDRFNVLRFTEEGRKLLFGKEPFFILDPGSKAEASVKAPSFERTAAGGAPAPANTQLLTRLKQLRTRLAKEHHLPPYIIFSDKTLTQMAAALPETSSELLAISGVGEKKLAAYGSDFLAVIREHM; encoded by the coding sequence ATGAATGAAGTCAGAAAAATTCTCAAATCGGTTTTCGGTTACTCCTCCTTTAAGGCGAACCAGAAGGAGGTTATCAAAGCCATCCTTGCAGGGCGGGACCTCTTCGCCGCCATGCCCACCGGGGGCGGAAAGAGCCTCTGCTATCAGATTCCGGCCCTGCTCTTCGACGGGCTTACCGTCGTTGTCAGCCCCCTGATCGCCCTCATGAAGGACCAGGTCGATGCGGCTCTTAGCCTGGGGATTCCTGCGGCCTTTTTGAACAGTAGTCAGAGCCCGGAGGAAGCCGCCGAAACCTATCGCCGTCTCTACCGAGGAGAGATGAAACTCCTCTATCTTTCCCCCGAGCGGCTGGCCGTCGATGGTTTTACCGAACGCCTGGCAGCCTTCAATGTTTCCCTCTTTGCCGTGGATGAGGCCCACTGCCTTTCCGAGTGGGGCCACGACTTCAGACCGGACTATCTTACCCTTACACAGTTGCGTACGGCCTTTCCCGGGGTGCCTATCGCCGCCTTTACCGCCACCGCGACGCTTCGGGTGCAGGAGGATATTATCCGACTCCTTCGGCTTGATGATCCCTTTATCCTGCGTGCATCCTTCAACCGGGAAGAACTCTTCTATCAGGTTTTACCCAAAACCGAGGTCCTCTCCCAGATCGCCCAGTACATAGGTCAGCATCCCGATCAGTCGGGAATCGTTTACAGGCTGAGCAGGAAGGATACCGATAAAACCGCCGACTACCTAAGGAAGCAGGGTATCCGTGCCTTGCCCTACCATGCAGGAATGGACAAGGATGAGCGGGCGCGGAATCAGGAACGTTTCAACAACGATGATGTTCAGGTCATTGTCGCCACCACGGCCTTTGGCATGGGAATCGATAAAAACAACATCCGCTATGTCATTCATGGCGACCTGCCCAAAAGCATGGAAGGCTACTATCAGGAGACCGGCCGTGCCGGACGGGACGGTCTGGAATCCCGATGCATCCTCTTTTTCGGTACCGCCGACATTGCCCGTCTGAATTATTTCATTCGGCAGATCGAAGATCCTGCCGAGCAGCGACGCAGCAGAGAGAACCTGGATAGAATGGCCCGCTTTGCCTCGGTCAATGTCTGTCGGCGCAAGCAGATTCTCGAATATTTCAACGAAACCTTAGAGGGTAACTGCGGCAGCTGCGATGTCTGTACCGGAACCACAAACGAGATTGATGCCGGTACAGATGCGCGAAAGCTCCTTTCTGCCATCTATCGTACCCGTGAAGGCTTTGGGGCAGGCCACATTATCGATATCGTCCGCGGCGCCGATACGGAGAAGATCCGCAAGAACGGGCACGCGGCCTTGAAAACCTACGGTGTGGGGAGAGACAAGAGCAAGAAGTGGTGGATGGGTATTGTCACCGAACTCATCGGCCAGCAGATGATCTTCCGCGACAGCGATCGCTTCAACGTGCTGAGGTTTACCGAGGAAGGGCGAAAGCTGCTCTTCGGCAAAGAGCCCTTTTTCATCCTTGACCCGGGTTCTAAGGCGGAAGCCTCTGTAAAAGCCCCTTCCTTCGAGCGGACAGCAGCCGGTGGAGCTCCCGCCCCGGCAAATACACAGCTCCTTACCAGGTTGAAGCAGCTGCGTACCCGCCTGGCAAAGGAGCACCATCTTCCCCCTTACATCATCTTTTCCGATAAGACCCTCACCCAGATGGCCGCAGCCCTCCCCGAGACCAGCAGTGAGCTCCTTGCCATCTCCGGGGTAGGGGAGAAAAAGCTTGCTGCCTACGGTTCGGATTTCTTAGCGGTGATCCGGGAGCATATGTGA
- a CDS encoding C39 family peptidase, giving the protein MRKSITIFSLLSLLLVLLAQGLSAEGLSIDVPSYTQGKEAPWADEKLGIDSWVTIRSHGCALTCIAMVVSYFTGEENNPSVMNRWLQTHDGFEVDRDIVGNVGQAVLNWPALTAYGDGWVYTRFDWKALPADIILTRYYLDHGIPVIAEVVYKGAPHYVVLTGYDEKGFIMNDPELPDEHSFGEVYNISDTWGSGAARNLYGIRVLYPRSLTE; this is encoded by the coding sequence ATGCGAAAATCTATTACAATCTTTTCCCTCCTTTCACTACTTTTGGTGCTTTTGGCCCAGGGGCTTTCGGCGGAGGGGCTCTCAATCGATGTGCCCTCCTATACCCAGGGCAAGGAGGCTCCCTGGGCCGATGAAAAGCTGGGTATAGACTCGTGGGTTACCATCCGCAGCCACGGCTGCGCCCTAACCTGTATAGCCATGGTTGTTTCGTATTTTACCGGGGAGGAGAATAATCCCTCGGTGATGAACCGCTGGCTTCAGACGCACGACGGTTTTGAAGTTGACAGGGATATTGTTGGTAATGTGGGGCAGGCCGTTTTGAATTGGCCGGCCCTTACAGCCTACGGGGATGGCTGGGTTTATACCCGCTTCGACTGGAAAGCCCTTCCTGCCGATATCATCCTGACGAGGTATTATCTTGATCATGGCATTCCGGTTATCGCCGAGGTCGTCTATAAAGGGGCTCCTCACTATGTCGTGCTGACGGGCTATGATGAGAAGGGCTTTATCATGAACGACCCGGAATTGCCGGATGAGCACTCCTTCGGCGAGGTCTACAACATCAGTGACACATGGGGTTCGGGGGCGGCCCGCAATCTCTACGGGATACGGGTTTTATATCCCCGCAGTCTCACAGAATAA
- a CDS encoding BadF/BadG/BcrA/BcrD ATPase family protein, protein MNSNCSAGTGAFLEEQVSRLNLKLEEYSDYAMRATRIPRIAGRCSVFAKTDITHHQQEGESVENILMGLAYALVKNFKGSIIKRQEIVKPVVFAGGVCFNQGIVTAHP, encoded by the coding sequence ATGAATTCAAACTGCTCTGCCGGAACCGGAGCATTTTTGGAAGAGCAGGTTTCAAGGCTGAATCTGAAGCTGGAAGAGTATTCGGATTATGCCATGAGGGCGACCAGGATACCCCGTATAGCCGGGCGGTGTAGTGTTTTTGCAAAAACGGATATTACGCATCACCAGCAGGAAGGTGAGTCCGTAGAAAATATCCTCATGGGGCTGGCCTATGCGTTAGTCAAAAATTTCAAGGGCAGCATCATAAAACGTCAGGAAATTGTCAAGCCTGTAGTATTTGCGGGCGGGGTCTGTTTTAACCAGGGAATAGTCACTGCACATCCATGA
- a CDS encoding FAD-binding protein, with protein sequence MKSLLRKLPIVVVVIGLFLAGCGVSPKKEGALYKAGTYEGSGKGIHGDIKLSVSFSGSEITDIEVLESHETEGISDPAFERIPGEIVRYQSLGIDTVSGCTYSSKGILEAVADAVEKAGGDPAALTKVPVAKTGAGEKIEKTVDVIIVGGGGAGIAAASSAAENGAKVVIVEKTAALGGNTLASGLAMNAADPEVQKNMKSLTGQDTTLEKVLSYDEKDFGEFADTLKTLKKQIREYLAGERTYLFDSVEWHMIQTYLGGKRVDLAGKHYEGKLDLLSTLCGKSLETYHWLGNVIGIPLSDIIGSPVGSMWIRGHNFRTKPGVFTYARAYIENHGGEIMLETRAQHLIIEDGVVTGITGKKLDGTEVVLHARKSVVITTGGFGANGDMVRTYNTYWPKIPEGIKSTCVASATGDGIDLGLEAGANVVDMGVTQLMPTASAFTGALTDGLLVAPQNYVFVNKEGRRFVNEYSERDVLASAVLQQSDGLFFTIADQPMAGTVQNHATQKDIDTMVEKGLIYKADTLAGLADKIGCNQDVFEKTISKYNSCVDTGEDPEFGKNVFEMKVETPPFYAVPSRPAVHHTMGGLQINTNAEVLGTSGAPVPGLFAAGEVTGGIHAGNRLGGNAIADCMVFGKIAGKNAALQK encoded by the coding sequence ATGAAATCACTTCTTAGGAAGCTACCTATTGTTGTAGTTGTTATCGGCCTATTCCTTGCAGGATGCGGAGTATCACCGAAAAAAGAGGGGGCTCTTTACAAAGCAGGCACCTATGAGGGGAGCGGCAAAGGCATACATGGGGACATCAAATTATCGGTGAGCTTCTCTGGTTCAGAGATCACCGATATCGAGGTGCTGGAAAGCCATGAGACGGAAGGAATTTCCGACCCCGCTTTTGAAAGGATACCGGGTGAAATAGTACGATATCAGTCTCTGGGGATTGATACGGTTTCAGGATGTACCTATTCAAGCAAAGGAATACTGGAAGCTGTAGCAGACGCGGTTGAGAAAGCAGGAGGAGATCCGGCAGCACTGACAAAGGTTCCGGTGGCAAAAACGGGGGCCGGTGAAAAGATCGAAAAAACGGTCGACGTAATCATTGTCGGAGGCGGCGGTGCAGGGATTGCAGCAGCTTCCTCTGCCGCGGAAAACGGAGCAAAGGTTGTCATCGTTGAAAAAACAGCGGCCTTGGGCGGAAATACCCTCGCCAGCGGTTTGGCCATGAATGCCGCCGATCCCGAAGTCCAGAAGAACATGAAATCTCTAACCGGTCAGGACACTACGCTTGAGAAAGTTCTGAGCTACGATGAGAAGGACTTCGGAGAATTCGCAGATACGCTAAAAACCCTCAAGAAACAAATCCGCGAATACCTTGCAGGAGAACGAACCTACCTTTTCGACTCGGTCGAATGGCATATGATCCAGACCTATCTCGGTGGAAAGAGAGTAGACCTTGCAGGGAAACACTATGAAGGTAAACTGGATCTTCTTTCGACCCTGTGCGGCAAGAGTCTGGAAACATACCACTGGCTCGGCAATGTCATAGGGATTCCTCTTTCAGATATAATCGGCTCGCCGGTAGGTTCTATGTGGATTCGGGGTCATAATTTCAGGACGAAACCGGGAGTTTTCACATATGCACGTGCGTATATCGAAAACCATGGGGGAGAAATCATGCTTGAAACCAGGGCCCAGCATCTTATCATAGAGGATGGCGTGGTGACCGGTATTACAGGAAAAAAACTCGATGGTACAGAGGTCGTTCTCCATGCAAGAAAAAGTGTAGTTATTACTACAGGTGGTTTCGGCGCAAATGGTGATATGGTCAGAACATACAATACCTATTGGCCGAAGATTCCGGAAGGCATCAAATCAACATGTGTGGCTTCTGCGACAGGAGACGGAATCGATCTCGGCCTGGAAGCGGGTGCCAATGTAGTAGATATGGGGGTAACCCAGCTGATGCCTACAGCAAGCGCCTTCACAGGAGCACTTACCGACGGGCTGCTGGTAGCACCACAGAATTATGTCTTTGTAAACAAGGAAGGAAGACGATTTGTAAATGAATACTCGGAACGGGATGTCCTTGCTTCGGCTGTCTTACAACAGAGTGACGGCCTTTTCTTTACAATCGCCGATCAGCCCATGGCAGGTACCGTCCAGAATCATGCAACACAGAAGGATATCGACACCATGGTTGAGAAAGGTCTTATCTATAAGGCCGATACCCTGGCCGGACTTGCCGATAAAATCGGTTGTAATCAGGATGTATTCGAGAAGACCATCAGCAAATACAATTCCTGTGTCGATACAGGAGAAGATCCCGAATTCGGAAAGAACGTATTTGAAATGAAGGTAGAGACTCCACCTTTCTATGCGGTCCCCTCACGCCCTGCCGTTCATCATACAATGGGAGGACTTCAGATAAACACCAATGCCGAGGTCCTTGGTACCTCGGGGGCACCCGTTCCGGGGCTGTTTGCGGCCGGAGAGGTAACCGGCGGCATTCATGCCGGCAACCGTCTCGGAGGAAACGCAATAGCAGATTGCATGGTATTCGGTAAGATTGCAGGAAAGAACGCAGCCTTACAAAAATGA